One Chloroflexota bacterium genomic window carries:
- a CDS encoding Zn-ribbon domain-containing OB-fold protein — protein MEISRNWRLQKQRYGLVGEVCDHCGNKIFPPRDVCPHCAEEARTLYQFSGKGEIYSFTTVYDAPQGYEEQAPYTVALVKLEEGPLVTAQLTDVDNGKVNIGQKVEMVTRKLKEDGERGVLVYGYKFRPEMAA, from the coding sequence ATGGAAATCTCACGCAATTGGCGATTACAAAAACAACGGTATGGGCTGGTGGGCGAAGTGTGCGACCACTGCGGCAACAAAATCTTTCCGCCCCGCGACGTTTGCCCGCACTGCGCCGAAGAAGCCAGGACCCTTTACCAGTTTTCGGGCAAGGGTGAAATCTACTCGTTTACCACCGTCTACGATGCGCCGCAGGGCTACGAAGAACAAGCGCCTTACACCGTGGCCCTTGTCAAGCTTGAAGAAGGCCCGCTCGTCACCGCCCAGCTCACCGATGTGGACAACGGCAAGGTGAACATCGGCCAGAAGGTCGAGATGGTGACGCGCAAACTGAAGGAGGACGGCGAACGCGGCGTGCTGGTTTACGGCTACAAGTTCAGGCCGGAAATGGCGGCCTAA
- a CDS encoding aminotransferase class V-fold PLP-dependent enzyme — protein MTPEEFRRLGHQLIDWIADYRACAAELPVMSLVEPGSVRAQLPPAPPAQSEAFDLIFHDLDQIILPGLSHWQHPNFYGYFPANGELASVLGDYLSTGLGVLGLSWQSSPALTELEEVVTEWVRQMVGLSESWSGVIQDTASTSTLVALLCARERASNYSLARGGLQGESRPLVVYVSGHSHSSVDKAALLAGFGRANIRTIATDEHYAMRPEALAEAIRSDLERGFTPCAVAATTGTTTTTALDPVEAIARVANRHGLWLHVDAAMAGSAMILPECRWMWQGVEGADSLVLNAHKWLGAAFDCSLYYVRDPEHLVRVMSTNPSYLQSAVDNRVKNLRDWGIPLGRRFRALKLWCLIREQGVEGLQARLRRDLANAQWLASQVQSTPGWRVLAPVPLQTICARHEPPGLEGEALDHHTRNWAERVNRSGGAYLTPALLDGRWMVRVSIGALATERAHVESLWALMRREAEHI, from the coding sequence ATGACCCCTGAAGAATTTCGCCGCCTCGGGCACCAACTCATTGACTGGATTGCCGATTACCGCGCCTGCGCCGCGGAACTGCCGGTGATGTCGCTGGTTGAACCCGGCTCGGTGCGCGCCCAACTCCCCCCCGCGCCGCCGGCTCAATCCGAAGCGTTCGATCTCATCTTCCACGATCTCGATCAAATCATTTTGCCCGGCCTCTCGCACTGGCAGCATCCGAACTTCTACGGCTATTTCCCCGCCAACGGCGAACTGGCCTCGGTGCTGGGCGACTACCTCAGCACCGGCCTCGGGGTGCTGGGCCTCTCGTGGCAATCCAGCCCGGCGCTCACCGAACTGGAGGAAGTAGTCACCGAGTGGGTGCGGCAGATGGTCGGTCTCTCCGAGTCGTGGAGCGGGGTTATTCAGGATACGGCTTCCACCAGCACCCTGGTTGCGCTGTTGTGCGCCCGGGAGCGCGCCTCGAATTATTCGCTGGCGCGCGGCGGCCTGCAAGGCGAATCGCGGCCACTCGTCGTCTATGTTTCAGGCCACAGCCACAGTTCGGTGGATAAAGCCGCACTGCTGGCTGGATTTGGGCGCGCCAACATCCGCACCATCGCCACCGACGAACACTACGCGATGCGGCCTGAGGCGCTGGCCGAAGCGATCCGATCCGATCTCGAACGCGGCTTCACGCCGTGCGCTGTCGCCGCTACGACCGGCACGACTACGACTACCGCGCTCGACCCGGTCGAGGCGATTGCACGAGTAGCCAATCGGCACGGCTTGTGGTTGCACGTGGACGCGGCGATGGCCGGTTCGGCCATGATCCTGCCGGAGTGCCGCTGGATGTGGCAAGGCGTTGAGGGCGCGGATTCGCTGGTGCTCAACGCGCACAAGTGGCTCGGCGCGGCGTTCGACTGTTCACTCTATTACGTGCGCGACCCGGAGCATTTGGTGCGGGTGATGAGCACCAACCCAAGTTATTTGCAAAGCGCGGTGGATAATCGGGTGAAGAACTTGCGCGATTGGGGCATCCCGCTGGGGCGGCGTTTTCGCGCCTTGAAATTGTGGTGCCTGATTCGCGAGCAGGGTGTGGAGGGGTTGCAGGCCCGCCTGCGCCGCGACCTTGCCAACGCGCAGTGGCTTGCCTCACAAGTGCAATCCACGCCGGGCTGGCGTGTGTTGGCCCCTGTTCCACTGCAAACGATCTGCGCGCGCCACGAGCCGCCCGGCCTGGAGGGTGAGGCCCTCGATCATCACACGCGCAACTGGGCCGAGCGGGTGAACCGCTCCGGCGGCGCTTACCTCACGCCCGCGCTCCTCGACGGGCGCTGGATGGTGCGCGTCTCTATCGGCGCGCTCGCCACTGAACGCGCGCACGTCGAATCGCTGTGGGCGTTGATGCGGCGCGAGGCTGAACACATTTGA
- a CDS encoding ferric reductase-like transmembrane domain-containing protein, which yields MQAKESSTNPNSWLRQHWHRVLAHTAGLFTLAWLVLEYALQGDSFTFNRTLMLRTGSASLALLVASFACTPLSRLLGWPRLVQVRRALGLYGFFYALGHVWNYAVFEAGLTLELILRDLEERRAMLIGLIALALLIPLALTSTRGWQQRLGKHWSTLHRLVYVAVPLSVWHYLWLDRDIITLPLIYAIVVGGLLALRLGIVRRALRRLFMGKA from the coding sequence ATGCAAGCGAAAGAATCTTCGACCAATCCAAACTCATGGTTGCGCCAACACTGGCATCGCGTTCTCGCGCACACTGCCGGGCTGTTCACGCTGGCCTGGCTCGTGCTGGAGTATGCGCTTCAGGGCGACAGCTTCACCTTCAACCGCACCTTGATGTTGCGAACCGGGTCGGCGTCGCTGGCGTTGCTGGTGGCCTCGTTTGCCTGCACGCCGCTCAGCCGCTTGCTTGGCTGGCCCCGGCTGGTGCAAGTGCGGCGAGCTTTGGGGTTGTACGGATTCTTTTATGCGCTGGGGCACGTGTGGAATTACGCCGTGTTTGAGGCCGGGCTAACACTGGAGTTGATCCTGCGCGATTTGGAGGAGCGGCGGGCGATGTTGATCGGCTTGATCGCTCTGGCCCTGCTGATCCCGTTGGCGCTCACCTCCACACGCGGCTGGCAACAACGGCTGGGCAAACACTGGAGCACGCTGCACCGGCTGGTTTATGTGGCCGTGCCGCTCAGCGTGTGGCATTATCTGTGGCTGGATCGCGACATCATTACCTTGCCCCTGATCTACGCTATTGTCGTCGGCGGCCTGCTGGCTTTGCGGCTGGGGATCGTTCGCCGCGCCCTTCGCCGGCTCTTCATGGGCAAGGCGTGA
- a CDS encoding DUF3500 domain-containing protein — protein sequence MTRRLTRREALKLMALGGLGGLVAACAPSTVTPAPIQVATRVPFTPTSAAGLINGNATVAATPASTVASASASPAAVATPGVSTSALTGEMALAAAQFLETLDGGQDTRAAYSFADSERTRWHWTTPSNFPRNGLPLRDMATDQRDRALALLQASVSAGGLQKSLDIISLQNDLGNDPALYFVSVFGAPDGTEPWGWRFEGHHLSLHFTVAGEQVALMPFFLGAWPTVNDAGLKAMEREEWAARELITSLQGTQQATAIFQANSLTRHVTQNQPYVSPLDPVGVLVGDLSPDGQALVLEIMQNYLNTLPEPLATAQWEKINSAGFESIQFGWAGSLEPRRPYYYRLQGPTFLLEHDNSRSGGTHIHSVWRDFTEDFGQHLLG from the coding sequence ATGACAAGGAGACTTACCCGACGTGAGGCGTTGAAGTTGATGGCCTTGGGCGGACTCGGCGGGTTGGTTGCCGCCTGCGCACCTTCGACGGTTACCCCTGCCCCGATTCAAGTGGCCACGCGTGTCCCTTTCACCCCGACCTCGGCGGCGGGCTTGATCAACGGCAATGCCACAGTGGCGGCTACCCCGGCCTCAACCGTGGCTTCAGCCAGCGCCTCGCCCGCCGCAGTCGCCACGCCCGGCGTTTCGACTTCAGCGTTGACGGGCGAGATGGCGCTGGCCGCCGCACAGTTTCTCGAAACGCTCGACGGGGGCCAGGACACTCGCGCCGCCTATTCCTTTGCCGACTCCGAACGCACCCGCTGGCACTGGACGACGCCCTCCAACTTTCCGCGCAACGGCTTGCCTTTGAGAGACATGGCTACCGACCAGCGCGACCGGGCGCTGGCCCTGTTGCAAGCCAGCGTGTCGGCGGGCGGCTTGCAAAAATCGCTCGACATCATCTCGCTCCAGAACGATCTGGGCAACGATCCGGCGTTGTACTTTGTCAGCGTCTTCGGCGCGCCTGATGGGACGGAACCCTGGGGCTGGCGCTTCGAAGGCCATCATCTGTCGCTTCACTTCACAGTCGCCGGTGAGCAAGTGGCGCTCATGCCGTTCTTTTTGGGCGCGTGGCCCACAGTGAACGACGCCGGACTGAAGGCGATGGAGCGCGAAGAGTGGGCGGCGCGGGAGTTGATCACGTCGCTTCAAGGGACTCAACAAGCGACGGCAATTTTTCAGGCGAACTCACTCACCCGACACGTCACCCAAAACCAACCGTACGTCTCGCCGCTCGACCCGGTGGGCGTCCTTGTTGGCGACCTTTCGCCGGACGGGCAAGCTCTGGTTCTTGAGATCATGCAGAACTACCTGAACACATTGCCCGAACCACTGGCGACTGCCCAGTGGGAGAAGATCAACAGCGCCGGTTTCGAGAGCATTCAATTTGGCTGGGCCGGTTCGCTGGAGCCGCGCCGGCCTTACTATTACCGGCTGCAAGGCCCGACGTTCCTGTTGGAACACGATAACTCGCGCAGTGGCGGCACGCATATTCATAGCGTCTGGCGCGATTTTACTGAAGACTTCGGCCAGCATTTGCTGGGGTGA
- a CDS encoding alpha/beta fold hydrolase, with translation MMIEAARLVDYPGSDIVIEKELKRGVNYRRYYASYLSDGLKIYALLTVPDGERPPTGWPVIVFNHGFIPPDVYRTTERYIAYVDRLALSGYIVFRSDYRGHDQSEGEAVGAYGGPGYVTDVLNAVASLKRFPEADPDRIGMWGHSMGGYITLRSMVISPDIKAGVIWAGVVAPYPDLFARGTPRPTPVVTVTGTPFTRGRWRTAWLEQYGSPEENPEFWNGISANFFLTDLSGPIQLHHGTADESVPLAASQTLYDQMVAAGMPVEFYTYQDDDHNLSGFFTTAMNRTIEFFDLNLKK, from the coding sequence ATGATGATCGAAGCGGCGCGGCTGGTGGACTATCCGGGCAGCGACATTGTCATTGAGAAGGAACTTAAGCGGGGCGTGAATTATCGGCGCTATTACGCCTCGTATCTTTCCGATGGATTGAAAATCTACGCCCTCCTGACCGTGCCCGATGGCGAGCGCCCGCCGACCGGCTGGCCCGTCATCGTCTTCAATCACGGCTTCATCCCGCCGGACGTGTACCGCACCACTGAACGTTACATTGCTTACGTGGATCGGCTGGCCCTGAGCGGCTACATTGTGTTCCGATCCGATTATCGCGGGCATGATCAATCGGAAGGGGAAGCCGTCGGCGCGTATGGCGGCCCCGGCTACGTCACCGATGTTCTCAACGCCGTGGCATCCCTCAAGCGTTTCCCGGAGGCCGACCCGGATCGAATCGGGATGTGGGGCCACTCGATGGGCGGTTACATCACCTTGCGCTCCATGGTCATCTCGCCGGACATCAAGGCCGGGGTGATCTGGGCCGGCGTGGTTGCGCCCTACCCGGATTTGTTTGCGCGCGGCACGCCTCGCCCCACGCCTGTGGTAACCGTGACCGGCACACCCTTCACTCGCGGGCGCTGGCGCACAGCCTGGCTCGAACAATATGGCTCGCCGGAAGAGAATCCTGAGTTCTGGAATGGCATCTCGGCTAACTTTTTCCTGACCGATCTCTCCGGCCCGATTCAACTGCATCACGGCACTGCCGACGAATCGGTGCCGTTGGCCGCCTCGCAAACTTTATACGATCAGATGGTGGCCGCCGGGATGCCGGTAGAGTTTTACACCTACCAGGACGACGACCACAACTTGTCCGGCTTCTTTACGACAGCCATGAATCGAACCATCGAATTCTTCGATCTAAATCTCAAGAAATGA
- a CDS encoding helix-hairpin-helix domain-containing protein, producing the protein MFRFSIVRHKVLAAGLLLVLLTAACGSGVATSQTGASQAGLVVTPVLSGNTAGQTTLVKVNLNTASGDDFLAAVPGLGNRMVREFMEYRPYVSIQQFRREIGKYVDAAQVAEYEKYVFVPVSVNEADAETLKQLPGVGDALAVDLIASRPYASNDGFLAKLTGQVSDTELVIAKTYLATP; encoded by the coding sequence ATGTTTCGATTTTCGATTGTCCGCCACAAAGTTTTGGCGGCTGGTTTGTTACTGGTGTTGTTGACGGCGGCTTGCGGCTCTGGAGTTGCGACTTCGCAGACCGGCGCTTCTCAGGCTGGCCTGGTGGTAACGCCGGTTTTATCCGGCAACACAGCCGGGCAGACCACTCTGGTTAAGGTTAACTTGAATACGGCTTCCGGCGACGATTTTTTGGCCGCCGTGCCGGGCCTGGGTAACCGCATGGTTCGCGAGTTCATGGAATACCGGCCTTACGTGAGCATCCAGCAGTTTCGCCGGGAGATCGGCAAATATGTGGATGCGGCGCAAGTGGCCGAGTACGAAAAGTACGTCTTTGTGCCGGTGAGCGTGAATGAAGCAGACGCCGAAACCTTGAAGCAATTGCCCGGCGTAGGTGACGCCCTGGCTGTTGATCTGATCGCCAGTCGTCCTTACGCTTCCAACGACGGCTTTTTGGCCAAACTAACCGGGCAAGTATCTGACACGGAACTGGTCATCGCCAAAACCTATCTGGCAACGCCATGA
- a CDS encoding YceI family protein, whose protein sequence is MQNKTTLFLGVALLAVVVVGGGWWAYDFVQGDTAAPSGPITAIPIAVNTVPAPTEAPIQVNQPAPSEAQATAIPTSAPVEPIATTAVAAISESGLVIFQISQAESEASFSIFEELNGQPKTVVGATDQVAGQVALDMNDLTKTQVGVIQVNARALVTDNDRRNRAIRNFILQTDQYEFITFTPTAITGLNGPAQPGQPFTFQIAGDLTIRNVTQPAVFEVTVQGESATRLTGTATTVVRRSDYKLTIPSVPNVANVGEEVTIEIDIVAEAASS, encoded by the coding sequence ATGCAAAACAAAACAACTCTGTTTTTGGGAGTCGCCCTGCTGGCCGTCGTGGTGGTGGGCGGCGGCTGGTGGGCGTACGATTTTGTTCAGGGCGACACAGCCGCGCCCAGCGGCCCGATCACGGCCATCCCGATTGCCGTCAACACGGTCCCGGCTCCAACGGAAGCGCCGATCCAGGTTAATCAGCCCGCACCCAGCGAAGCGCAGGCGACGGCCATTCCAACCAGCGCCCCGGTTGAGCCAATAGCAACCACGGCTGTGGCGGCGATTTCAGAATCGGGCCTGGTCATCTTCCAGATTTCACAGGCCGAGTCCGAGGCAAGTTTTTCAATCTTCGAGGAGTTGAACGGCCAGCCGAAAACGGTGGTTGGGGCCACCGATCAGGTGGCCGGGCAGGTGGCGTTGGACATGAACGACCTGACCAAGACTCAGGTGGGCGTCATTCAAGTCAATGCTCGCGCCCTGGTCACCGACAACGATCGCCGCAACCGGGCGATCCGCAATTTCATTCTTCAAACGGATCAATATGAGTTCATCACCTTCACGCCCACAGCCATTACCGGCCTGAACGGCCCGGCCCAACCCGGCCAGCCATTCACCTTTCAAATCGCCGGCGACCTGACCATCCGCAATGTGACTCAACCGGCGGTGTTCGAGGTGACGGTGCAGGGCGAGTCGGCCACGCGGTTGACAGGCACGGCGACGACGGTTGTCAGACGGAGCGATTACAAGCTGACGATCCCCAGCGTGCCGAACGTGGCGAACGTAGGCGAAGAAGTCACCATTGAAATTGATATTGTGGCCGAGGCGGCTTCCAGCTAA
- a CDS encoding response regulator transcription factor, which yields MTKTILVVDDKANVRQLLDEYLTGQGFRVVTATNGREALYTARHETPDAILLDIMMPEMDGYEFLKQYRREQSVPVIVITAREEESDAVLGLELGADDYVIKPFRMRELVARIQAVLRRAEPDAPHSKHLRVGDLTLDEATHTVTARGEPVSLTPTEFNLLGLFMRSPGQVLTRQQLADQLTEDGYTGMERTLNVHIRNLRAKIESDPDQLRYIETVFGVGYRLHKPEA from the coding sequence ATGACCAAGACGATTCTGGTGGTGGACGACAAGGCCAACGTGCGGCAACTTCTGGACGAGTACCTGACCGGCCAGGGTTTTCGGGTGGTCACCGCCACCAACGGGCGCGAAGCGCTGTACACGGCCCGCCACGAAACCCCCGACGCCATCCTGCTCGACATCATGATGCCGGAGATGGACGGCTATGAGTTTCTCAAACAGTACCGGCGCGAGCAGAGCGTGCCGGTCATCGTCATCACCGCCCGCGAAGAAGAGTCGGACGCCGTGCTGGGGCTGGAGCTTGGCGCGGACGATTACGTCATCAAGCCCTTTCGGATGCGCGAACTGGTGGCCCGCATTCAAGCCGTGCTACGGCGGGCCGAGCCGGACGCGCCGCACAGCAAACATTTGCGCGTTGGCGACCTGACGCTCGACGAAGCCACCCACACCGTCACTGCGCGCGGCGAGCCGGTCAGCCTCACGCCCACCGAGTTCAACCTGCTCGGCCTCTTCATGCGCTCGCCGGGGCAAGTGCTCACCCGCCAGCAGTTGGCCGATCAATTGACCGAGGACGGTTACACCGGAATGGAACGCACCCTCAACGTCCACATCCGCAACCTGAGGGCCAAGATCGAATCTGATCCGGATCAACTGCGCTACATTGAAACCGTCTTTGGGGTGGGCTACCGTCTCCACAAACCCGAGGCCTGA
- a CDS encoding HAMP domain-containing protein, with protein sequence MPKTRSLAWKLTLAFLSVAVTVALLVAVFIRLSNTEQLNRLIVEQQRGELEDRLVTYYQANGSWDGVRNYLEAARGEAAPLSTPQPGYDSGPEPGPHPGSWRDRRELFGLVDAQRTVIVPLYPEFPTGKQVSDGSLAKGEPVEVDGNVVGTILTASFPPGLNPEEAAYLQRTNMALLLASGGAVLVALIVGLLLARTLTRPLRALTQAAHRMAGGELEQEVPVKSSDELGELAAAFNKMSREVARANRSRRQMTADVAHELRTPLTVIAGYVESMRDGALAPTPERLSVIYAEIEHLQLLVGDLRTLSQADAGELKLNKQTLAVPEVLQQAQAAFEHQARQKGIRLELQMSGGLPTIQADEARMVQVLGNLISNALRYTPGEGRIVLGAALRGGGVALTVQDTGPGIAPEDLPFVFNRFYRADKSRAEENGESGLGLAIAKAIVEAHAGTIEARSVVGQGTTMAIFIPANEAVTTQA encoded by the coding sequence ATGCCTAAGACACGCTCTCTGGCCTGGAAACTTACCCTGGCCTTTCTCTCCGTCGCCGTCACCGTTGCCCTACTGGTGGCCGTTTTCATCCGGCTGTCGAACACCGAGCAACTCAATCGCCTCATTGTCGAGCAACAACGTGGCGAACTTGAAGATCGCCTCGTCACTTACTATCAGGCTAATGGCTCGTGGGACGGCGTCCGGAATTACCTCGAGGCGGCGCGCGGCGAGGCGGCCCCCCTGTCCACGCCTCAGCCAGGATATGACTCAGGCCCGGAACCCGGCCCTCACCCCGGTTCCTGGCGCGACCGCCGCGAACTTTTCGGGCTGGTAGACGCGCAACGCACGGTCATCGTCCCTCTTTACCCCGAATTCCCGACCGGGAAACAAGTTTCCGATGGATCACTGGCCAAAGGCGAACCGGTGGAGGTGGACGGCAACGTAGTCGGCACGATCCTCACCGCTTCCTTTCCGCCCGGTTTGAATCCGGAAGAGGCCGCCTACCTGCAACGCACCAACATGGCCTTGCTGTTGGCTTCGGGAGGTGCGGTGCTGGTGGCCCTCATTGTTGGCCTGCTGTTGGCCCGGACGCTCACCCGGCCCCTGCGCGCCCTCACCCAGGCCGCGCATCGCATGGCCGGCGGCGAATTGGAACAGGAAGTGCCGGTGAAATCTTCGGATGAACTGGGAGAGCTTGCCGCCGCCTTCAACAAGATGAGCCGCGAGGTGGCCCGCGCCAACAGATCGCGCCGCCAGATGACGGCGGACGTGGCCCACGAACTTCGCACCCCGCTCACCGTCATTGCCGGCTACGTCGAGTCGATGCGCGACGGGGCGCTGGCTCCCACCCCGGAGCGGCTATCCGTCATCTACGCCGAGATTGAACACCTTCAACTTTTGGTAGGTGATCTGCGCACCCTCAGCCAGGCCGACGCCGGCGAACTCAAGCTCAACAAGCAAACGCTGGCCGTGCCCGAAGTTCTCCAGCAGGCTCAGGCCGCCTTTGAGCATCAGGCCAGGCAAAAGGGCATCAGGCTGGAATTGCAAATGAGCGGCGGCCTGCCGACGATCCAGGCCGATGAGGCCCGGATGGTGCAAGTGCTGGGGAACTTGATCAGCAACGCCTTGCGCTACACGCCCGGTGAAGGCCGGATCGTGTTGGGCGCCGCCCTTCGCGGGGGCGGCGTGGCCCTCACCGTGCAAGACACCGGGCCGGGCATTGCCCCCGAAGACTTGCCTTTCGTCTTCAACCGCTTCTACCGCGCCGACAAGTCGCGGGCCGAAGAAAACGGCGAGTCGGGGCTGGGGCTGGCGATTGCCAAAGCCATCGTCGAAGCGCACGCCGGAACGATTGAGGCCCGGTCGGTCGTCGGCCAGGGCACGACGATGGCCATCTTCATCCCGGCTAATGAAGCCGTCACAACACAAGCCTGA
- a CDS encoding glycosyltransferase family 39 protein yields MTADIQTSQPQMRRWHWLTLAGVLGLTLFLHFFQLEQEGYGNLYYAAAVKSMLASPHNFFFVSFDPGGFVSVDKPPLGLWTQAFSAMLFGFNGWSLMLPQALAGVLSVALLFHLARRNFGPTAGVVAALVLAVTPISIAANRNNTMDSQLVFTSLLAAWAVCLAAERGKLRWLLLCAFWVGVGFNIKMLQAVMVLPAFYLLYLIASPIAIWKRLIHLTLATILLAVISLSWAVIVDMTPPEDRPFVGSSQDNTVMELIVGHNGAERLGVLGQLIGLDSAGGPNRNQPPNVQGQPPSPNQQFGPPPNGQPPQGAPNQPPPNGQFGPEQQPPQGPGGRGLDSETGQAGVLRLFNEQLGGQASWLLPLSALCLLAAALQVKLSWPLAREHQGLLLWSAWLAPQVMFFSFAGLFHRYYLEMLSPAIAALVGAGLAAMGKDFANGNWRGWLLPVALLTGAGTEAYILTAFPDWNFWLTPLIVGLCLLAAMVLAVLRLSSNYQSLITRLVTAVGLLALLIAPVIWSATLLWGGDAGLPYAGPDLLQGRRRTGNVPEESRLVEYLSANRSDRTFLIATLNANTAAPIILTTGEPVMALGGFSGGDNILSADALAAKVESGEVRFFLLPAQQPTPGKQLNAPPPVGNRGGAAMQWVAQNCATVPSSLWQSTSSGDNPPLNAGPGGGPLQLFDCEE; encoded by the coding sequence ATGACTGCTGACATTCAAACTTCTCAACCCCAAATGCGCCGCTGGCACTGGCTGACTCTGGCCGGTGTGCTGGGTCTCACTCTCTTTTTGCACTTCTTCCAGCTTGAGCAGGAGGGTTACGGCAACCTGTATTACGCCGCCGCCGTCAAGTCCATGCTGGCCAGCCCACACAATTTTTTCTTCGTCTCGTTCGATCCCGGCGGCTTTGTGTCGGTGGACAAGCCGCCGCTGGGCCTGTGGACGCAAGCCTTTAGCGCCATGCTGTTCGGCTTCAACGGCTGGAGCCTGATGTTGCCGCAGGCGTTGGCGGGCGTGCTTTCGGTGGCTTTGCTCTTTCATCTCGCGCGCCGAAACTTTGGGCCAACGGCGGGCGTGGTCGCCGCGCTTGTTCTGGCCGTCACGCCCATCAGCATTGCCGCCAACCGCAACAACACCATGGATAGCCAGCTTGTCTTCACCTCACTGCTTGCGGCCTGGGCCGTTTGCCTGGCCGCCGAGCGAGGGAAGTTGCGCTGGTTGTTACTGTGCGCCTTTTGGGTTGGCGTGGGCTTCAATATCAAAATGTTGCAAGCGGTGATGGTCTTGCCCGCCTTCTACTTGCTGTATTTGATTGCTTCGCCGATCGCGATCTGGAAACGGCTGATTCACCTGACTCTGGCGACGATCCTATTGGCCGTCATCTCGCTCAGTTGGGCCGTGATCGTGGACATGACCCCACCCGAAGATCGCCCGTTCGTCGGGAGTAGCCAGGACAACACCGTGATGGAACTCATCGTCGGCCACAACGGCGCGGAGCGGTTGGGGGTGTTGGGGCAGTTGATCGGCCTGGACTCGGCTGGCGGCCCAAACCGGAATCAACCGCCGAACGTTCAGGGTCAACCGCCGTCGCCTAATCAACAGTTCGGGCCGCCTCCAAATGGTCAGCCGCCGCAGGGCGCGCCGAATCAGCCTCCACCCAACGGTCAATTCGGGCCGGAGCAACAGCCGCCGCAGGGACCGGGCGGGCGCGGCCTGGACAGCGAAACCGGCCAGGCCGGCGTGTTACGCCTGTTCAATGAGCAGTTGGGCGGGCAGGCCAGTTGGCTTCTGCCGCTCTCGGCGCTATGTTTGCTGGCCGCCGCCTTGCAGGTGAAGTTGAGTTGGCCGCTGGCGCGGGAGCATCAAGGTTTGCTGTTGTGGAGCGCGTGGCTTGCGCCGCAAGTCATGTTCTTCAGCTTTGCCGGACTGTTTCATCGCTACTATCTTGAGATGCTCTCGCCCGCGATTGCGGCATTGGTCGGCGCGGGGCTGGCGGCAATGGGGAAAGATTTTGCCAACGGCAACTGGCGCGGCTGGCTTCTGCCGGTGGCGTTGCTGACTGGCGCCGGCACGGAAGCCTATATCCTCACTGCCTTCCCTGATTGGAATTTCTGGCTGACGCCGCTGATCGTTGGCTTGTGCCTGCTCGCAGCAATGGTTCTGGCCGTCTTGCGACTTTCTTCCAATTACCAATCACTCATAACCCGGCTCGTGACCGCAGTTGGCCTGTTGGCGTTGCTCATCGCGCCTGTCATCTGGTCGGCCACGCTGCTGTGGGGCGGCGACGCAGGCCTGCCCTACGCCGGGCCAGACTTGTTGCAGGGCCGGCGCCGCACAGGCAACGTGCCGGAAGAAAGCCGGCTTGTGGAGTATCTTTCGGCCAACCGGAGTGACAGGACATTCCTGATTGCCACGCTTAATGCCAACACTGCCGCGCCCATCATTCTGACGACGGGCGAGCCGGTGATGGCGTTGGGCGGCTTCTCCGGCGGAGACAATATTCTTTCTGCCGATGCACTCGCCGCCAAAGTGGAGTCGGGTGAAGTGCGCTTCTTTCTTCTGCCCGCGCAACAGCCAACGCCCGGCAAACAGCTTAATGCGCCGCCGCCCGTCGGCAACCGGGGCGGGGCGGCGATGCAGTGGGTGGCGCAAAACTGCGCCACCGTGCCGTCGTCGCTGTGGCAATCAACTTCCTCGGGGGATAACCCGCCCCTGAACGCCGGGCCGGGTGGAGGGCCATTGCAGTTGTTCGATTGTGAGGAATAA
- a CDS encoding ester cyclase, which yields MTQTTEQLINNLMTAWNAHDADGVAAFYAPDYEEVDVAQAAPQHGPDAVRRIMLYYLRAFPDLQITLDDLIVNGNRAVMVWTWHGTQQGRVMNIPPTGRRVCVRGTSVLTIEGGQIRRGIRIWDVAGLLRSVGLLTEL from the coding sequence ATGACCCAAACTACCGAACAACTAATAAACAACCTGATGACAGCCTGGAACGCCCACGACGCCGACGGGGTAGCCGCCTTTTACGCCCCCGACTACGAGGAAGTGGACGTGGCTCAGGCCGCCCCTCAGCACGGCCCCGACGCCGTCCGCCGCATCATGCTCTACTACCTGCGCGCCTTCCCCGACCTGCAAATAACGCTGGATGACTTGATTGTCAATGGCAACCGCGCCGTCATGGTTTGGACGTGGCACGGCACGCAACAGGGCCGGGTGATGAACATTCCGCCCACCGGGCGCCGGGTGTGTGTTCGTGGCACTTCGGTGCTGACGATTGAAGGCGGCCAGATCAGGCGCGGCATCCGCATTTGGGACGTGGCCGGATTACTGCGGTCGGTTGGGCTGTTGACCGAGTTGTAA